The following proteins come from a genomic window of Microbacterium sp. JZ31:
- a CDS encoding YchJ family protein has translation MTLEPCPCGSGRAYAACCGPLHAGARLAETPEELMRSRYSAYAKHDADYLLRTWHPRTRPQPGELVFDELLRWTGLEVTSAEGSTVDFVAIYETGATGAPMMGALAEHARFDRRGGRWVYVDGDVTA, from the coding sequence GTGACGCTCGAGCCCTGCCCCTGCGGCTCGGGCCGCGCCTATGCCGCCTGCTGCGGCCCGCTGCACGCGGGGGCACGCCTCGCCGAGACGCCGGAGGAGCTGATGCGCTCGCGCTACAGCGCATATGCGAAGCACGACGCCGACTATCTGCTGCGCACCTGGCACCCCCGCACACGCCCTCAGCCCGGCGAGCTGGTGTTCGACGAGCTCCTGCGCTGGACGGGTCTCGAGGTCACCTCCGCCGAGGGCTCGACCGTGGACTTCGTCGCGATCTACGAGACCGGCGCCACGGGTGCCCCGATGATGGGGGCGCTCGCCGAGCACGCGAGATTCGATCGTCGCGGTGGCCGCTGGGTGTACGTCGACGGCGACGTGACCGCCTGA
- a CDS encoding zinc-binding dehydrogenase: protein MPSPALVPTPVPATRDVVLEPPAVAMVWTGVGRPHETVAVPGVVLGAGETLVAIELATVCGSDVHTVEGHRSAPTPLVLGHEYVGRVTEVAPGVRAVDGASVNVGDRIVWSIMASCRDCDRCRRGLPQKCRGLLKYGHERIQPRWELTGGFATHAHLRAGTAIVRVGETLRAEVLAPAACGTATAWAALSRADEVADVDDATVLILGGGLIGLTACAMARQRGATVVLADPDPSRRVLAARFGAAQVVDPRDDRALAAALAATGSAEFGIVLEASGAPRAVGTALEVVGVGGVVVLVGSVFPTEPLPVDPERLVRGLVTIRGVHNYAPKDLDAAVRYLRDHAADHPFEELVSARYPLAQIDQALDAAAAGAAVRVAVDPRDAQRRR from the coding sequence ATGCCCTCGCCGGCCCTCGTCCCGACACCCGTGCCCGCGACGCGCGACGTGGTTCTCGAGCCGCCGGCGGTCGCGATGGTCTGGACCGGCGTCGGCCGGCCGCACGAGACGGTCGCGGTGCCGGGCGTCGTGCTCGGCGCCGGCGAGACGCTCGTGGCGATCGAGCTCGCGACGGTGTGCGGCTCCGATGTGCACACCGTGGAGGGGCACCGCTCGGCGCCGACGCCGCTCGTGCTCGGACATGAGTACGTCGGGCGCGTGACCGAGGTGGCGCCCGGCGTGCGCGCGGTCGATGGAGCTTCCGTGAACGTCGGCGACCGGATCGTCTGGTCGATCATGGCGAGCTGCCGTGACTGCGACCGCTGTCGCCGCGGCCTGCCGCAGAAGTGCCGGGGCCTGCTGAAGTACGGTCACGAGCGCATCCAGCCGCGCTGGGAGCTCACGGGCGGCTTCGCGACGCACGCGCACCTGCGGGCCGGCACCGCGATCGTGCGGGTCGGCGAGACGCTGCGTGCCGAGGTGCTGGCACCCGCCGCGTGCGGTACCGCGACCGCGTGGGCGGCCCTCTCCCGCGCGGACGAGGTGGCGGACGTCGACGACGCCACCGTCCTGATCCTGGGCGGCGGGCTCATCGGCCTCACCGCGTGCGCGATGGCGCGGCAGCGGGGTGCGACCGTGGTGCTCGCGGACCCGGATCCGTCGCGCCGCGTGCTCGCAGCGCGGTTCGGGGCGGCGCAGGTCGTCGACCCCCGGGACGACCGCGCGCTCGCCGCGGCGCTCGCAGCGACCGGATCCGCCGAGTTCGGGATCGTGCTGGAGGCGTCCGGAGCACCCCGCGCGGTGGGCACCGCGCTCGAGGTCGTGGGCGTCGGCGGCGTCGTCGTGCTGGTGGGCAGCGTGTTCCCGACCGAGCCGCTTCCGGTCGACCCCGAGCGGCTGGTGCGGGGGCTCGTCACGATCCGCGGCGTGCACAACTACGCGCCGAAGGACCTCGACGCGGCCGTGCGCTACCTTCGCGATCACGCGGCCGACCATCCGTTCGAGGAGCTCGTGAGCGCCCGGTACCCGCTCGCGCAGATCGACCAGGCGCTCGACGCAGCCGCCGCGGGTGCGGCCGTGCGCGTGGCCGTGGATCCGCGCGACGCCCAGCGCCGCCGCTGA
- a CDS encoding immune inhibitor A domain-containing protein, which produces MKKRTTCAIGTAAILLSGSLLVPTAASAAPAPDVENHDQATVDEHRHNRPDALAEKRSATKQRAAELVATGDAKVKTRGKDRHESRVVELRPGEYVEYGTAETAQLFTILAEFSDQAHNQIPEPDAEDNSTYWLPDFSKAHFEDMFFGEGESFKDVYDEMSSGRFAVEGAVSDWVQLPGTAASYGSNYIDPETGEDEGETQDQMTQFIQDTGDAWYDAQIAAGRTKDEIVAELNSYDIWDRYDMDGDGIINEPDGYIDHFQAVHSGEGEEAGAPAEAIWSHRWAAGQAGLGEWGPSQYLPLGGVQIGDSDVWIRDYTTEPENGGLGVFAHEFGHDLGLPDFYDTAGGDNGSAYWTLMSSGSWLGHGDGSIGTTPNHMGPSEKLFLGWLDYEVVEAEADGTVNLGPSFHANTRGAQAAIVDLPDGQQFIEVGDAFEGTQHLYSGAGDDLDVTATSPEFEVPAGGALTAQVSYDIETDWDYAYLEVTTDGGTTWAPVETNLSTTTDPNKQNAGFGITGETEGWTELTADLSSFAGETAQVRFRYWTDVAETHPGFQVDAIAVGDALVTDDGASDWTLEGFERLQNGGYMQPYSHYYIAENRVYGGYDTTLRTGPYNFGWPLSSPDRVEHFPYQDGMLVWYANSLYSDNNTSVHPGGGESLPVDARAAALKWSDGTVARNRIQSFDATFGLQKTDRISLHRETEAGMTTLKVGSQKALSTFDDTDPYAYYDEENPQNSVIVAGSGTSITVTEQNSKKGTMTIAVERAANAPAVPAWDAKTTYKGGEIVSYKGAEWLATWWTKGQKPGNPYGPWQELGVEDENGVPAWTASRIFNRGDVVTYKGATYEAKWWTRNQAPGGKWGPWEKIG; this is translated from the coding sequence GTGAAAAAACGCACCACCTGCGCGATCGGCACAGCGGCGATCCTGCTGAGCGGATCGCTCCTCGTGCCGACCGCGGCGTCGGCAGCACCTGCGCCCGACGTCGAGAACCACGACCAGGCGACAGTCGACGAGCACCGCCACAACCGACCGGACGCGCTGGCCGAGAAGCGCAGCGCCACGAAGCAGCGCGCGGCCGAGCTGGTCGCGACCGGCGACGCGAAGGTCAAGACCCGCGGCAAGGACCGCCACGAGAGCCGCGTCGTCGAGCTCAGGCCCGGCGAGTACGTCGAGTACGGCACCGCCGAGACGGCGCAGCTGTTCACGATCCTCGCCGAGTTCAGCGACCAGGCGCACAACCAGATCCCCGAGCCCGACGCCGAGGACAACTCGACCTACTGGCTGCCGGACTTCTCGAAGGCGCACTTCGAGGACATGTTCTTCGGCGAGGGCGAGTCGTTCAAGGACGTCTACGACGAGATGTCCTCCGGCCGTTTCGCGGTGGAGGGCGCCGTGAGCGACTGGGTGCAGCTGCCCGGCACCGCCGCCTCGTACGGGTCCAACTACATCGACCCCGAGACCGGCGAGGACGAGGGCGAGACCCAGGACCAGATGACGCAGTTCATCCAGGACACGGGTGACGCCTGGTACGACGCGCAGATCGCGGCGGGCAGGACCAAGGACGAGATCGTCGCCGAGCTCAACTCGTACGACATCTGGGACCGCTACGACATGGACGGCGACGGGATCATCAACGAGCCCGACGGCTACATCGATCACTTCCAGGCCGTGCACTCCGGCGAGGGCGAGGAGGCCGGTGCTCCGGCGGAGGCGATCTGGTCGCACCGCTGGGCCGCGGGCCAGGCCGGCCTCGGCGAATGGGGCCCGTCGCAGTACCTCCCGCTCGGCGGCGTGCAGATCGGCGACTCCGACGTGTGGATCCGCGACTACACGACCGAGCCGGAGAACGGCGGCCTCGGCGTGTTCGCGCACGAGTTCGGCCACGACCTCGGTCTGCCCGACTTCTACGACACGGCGGGCGGCGACAACGGCTCCGCGTACTGGACGCTGATGAGCTCGGGCTCGTGGCTCGGTCACGGCGACGGCTCGATCGGCACCACGCCGAACCACATGGGCCCCAGCGAGAAGCTGTTCCTCGGCTGGCTCGACTACGAGGTCGTCGAGGCGGAGGCCGACGGCACCGTGAACCTCGGGCCGTCCTTCCACGCGAACACGCGCGGCGCGCAGGCGGCGATCGTCGACCTGCCCGACGGCCAGCAGTTCATCGAGGTGGGCGACGCCTTCGAGGGCACGCAGCACCTGTACTCCGGTGCGGGCGACGACCTCGATGTCACGGCCACGAGCCCCGAGTTCGAGGTGCCCGCGGGCGGCGCGCTCACGGCCCAGGTGTCGTACGACATCGAGACCGACTGGGACTACGCGTACCTCGAGGTCACGACCGACGGCGGCACCACGTGGGCGCCGGTCGAGACGAACCTGTCGACCACGACCGACCCGAACAAGCAGAACGCGGGCTTCGGCATCACGGGTGAGACCGAGGGCTGGACCGAGCTCACCGCCGACCTGTCGTCGTTCGCGGGTGAGACCGCGCAGGTGCGCTTCCGCTACTGGACCGACGTCGCCGAGACGCACCCCGGCTTCCAGGTCGACGCGATCGCGGTCGGCGACGCCCTCGTCACGGACGACGGCGCCTCCGACTGGACGCTCGAGGGCTTCGAGCGGCTCCAGAACGGCGGCTACATGCAGCCGTACAGCCACTACTACATCGCGGAGAACCGCGTGTACGGCGGCTACGACACCACGCTGCGCACCGGTCCGTACAACTTCGGCTGGCCGCTGTCCTCGCCCGACCGGGTCGAGCACTTCCCGTACCAGGACGGCATGCTCGTCTGGTACGCGAACAGCCTGTACTCGGACAACAACACGTCGGTGCACCCCGGCGGCGGCGAGAGCCTGCCGGTCGACGCCCGCGCGGCCGCGCTGAAGTGGTCGGACGGCACCGTCGCCCGCAACCGCATCCAGTCGTTCGACGCGACGTTCGGTCTGCAGAAGACGGACCGGATCTCGCTGCACCGCGAGACCGAGGCCGGCATGACGACCCTGAAGGTCGGCTCGCAGAAGGCGCTGTCGACGTTCGACGACACCGATCCGTACGCCTACTACGACGAGGAGAACCCGCAGAACTCCGTGATCGTCGCGGGCTCGGGCACGTCGATCACGGTCACGGAGCAGAACAGCAAGAAGGGCACGATGACCATCGCGGTCGAGCGTGCCGCGAACGCGCCGGCCGTGCCCGCGTGGGATGCCAAGACCACGTACAAGGGCGGCGAGATCGTCTCGTACAAGGGCGCCGAGTGGCTGGCGACGTGGTGGACGAAGGGCCAGAAGCCCGGCAACCCCTACGGTCCGTGGCAGGAGTTGGGCGTCGAGGACGAGAACGGCGTCCCGGCGTGGACGGCGTCGCGCATCTTCAACCGCGGCGACGTCGTGACGTACAAGGGCGCCACCTACGAGGCCAAGTGGTGGACCCGCAACCAGGCGCCCGGCGGAAAGTGGGGCCCCTGGGAGAAGATCGGCTGA
- a CDS encoding MarR family winged helix-turn-helix transcriptional regulator, whose amino-acid sequence MTESRDPVAQIAEALARLRGLGRFGGPPWAGRSPWDVQSRGGHHHGGPEHRGHGGPFAGPPHGGPLGRGVARLRLLEELARAGGPQTVGALAEALGVDQPRASRLVQAAVQMGLARREADPSDARRTLVALTDQGRAIVDRSRGARSDAVSRALDGFSADERAQLASLLTRLADAWPR is encoded by the coding sequence ATGACCGAGAGCCGGGACCCCGTCGCCCAGATCGCCGAAGCCCTCGCCCGCCTGCGCGGTCTCGGTCGCTTCGGCGGGCCGCCCTGGGCGGGGCGCTCCCCCTGGGACGTCCAATCGCGCGGCGGTCACCACCACGGCGGTCCCGAGCACCGCGGACACGGCGGCCCGTTCGCCGGCCCTCCGCACGGCGGCCCGCTCGGCCGGGGCGTCGCACGCCTGCGACTCCTCGAGGAGCTCGCGCGCGCCGGCGGCCCGCAGACGGTCGGCGCGCTCGCGGAGGCGCTCGGCGTGGACCAGCCGCGCGCGAGCCGCCTCGTGCAGGCGGCGGTTCAGATGGGCCTGGCGCGCCGTGAGGCGGACCCGTCCGATGCGCGGCGTACGCTCGTCGCGCTCACCGACCAGGGCCGCGCGATTGTCGACCGCAGCCGCGGCGCGAGGTCGGACGCCGTCTCGCGGGCCCTCGACGGCTTCAGTGCCGACGAGCGTGCTCAGCTCGCGTCGCTGCTGACCCGCCTCGCCGACGCCTGGCCGCGCTGA
- a CDS encoding HAD-IA family hydrolase — protein sequence MTASATQPVELLVLDMAGTTVRDDGVVERAFQRAHERTGVADRMSWDEALQYVRDTMGQSKLDVFTHLAGGDTARAEEATAAFEQAYAELIVEEGVEPIPGARELLEDVRAAGIAVYLTTGFAPVTRDAILDGLEWRELIDGALSPVDVGRGRPAPDLVLGAALRAQVSGVAAVAVAGDTESDVRSGLAAGAGLVAGVLSGAHDRATLEAAGAQAVLDDVSGLRALLGLPVREAVPAAGNV from the coding sequence ATGACTGCATCCGCGACCCAGCCCGTCGAGCTTCTCGTGCTCGACATGGCCGGCACGACCGTGCGCGACGACGGCGTCGTCGAGCGGGCCTTCCAGCGTGCGCACGAGCGCACCGGAGTGGCGGACCGGATGAGCTGGGACGAGGCGCTGCAGTACGTGCGCGACACGATGGGACAGTCGAAGCTCGACGTCTTCACGCACCTCGCGGGCGGTGACACCGCACGCGCCGAGGAGGCGACGGCGGCGTTTGAGCAGGCCTACGCCGAGCTGATCGTGGAGGAGGGCGTCGAGCCCATCCCCGGCGCACGGGAGCTGCTCGAGGACGTCCGCGCCGCGGGCATCGCGGTGTACCTCACGACGGGCTTCGCACCCGTGACGAGGGACGCGATCCTAGACGGCCTCGAGTGGCGCGAGCTGATCGACGGCGCGCTGTCGCCGGTCGACGTGGGGCGCGGACGTCCCGCGCCCGACCTGGTGCTCGGTGCGGCGCTGCGCGCACAGGTGTCGGGCGTCGCCGCCGTCGCCGTCGCCGGTGACACCGAGAGCGACGTGCGCTCGGGCCTCGCGGCCGGCGCAGGCCTCGTCGCCGGCGTCCTCAGCGGCGCGCACGACCGCGCGACCCTGGAGGCCGCCGGTGCGCAGGCGGTGCTCGATGACGTGTCGGGCCTGCGCGCGCTGCTCGGCCTTCCTGTGCGCGAGGCCGTTCCCGCCGCCGGGAACGTCTGA
- a CDS encoding glycerophosphodiester phosphodiesterase gives MRLRHLTVSALAGALAIAGSSAPAFAAQPEKVSVATTAHRGAMAYAPENTLAAFQLGIDQGATWIESDVQLTKDGETILMHDTTLARTTDVEQVFPDRAPWRVRDFTLAEIEQLDAGSWFGPEFAGEPVPTLAEMVTQVRSSRAGIIMELKSPELYPGVEQKVIDVFASFPGYVKSALASDRLSVQSFNWDSMKTYAELAPETPVGLLGAPAVADLPAYAEWAEQVNPNATQATPAYIDQVHANGMDVNVWTVNDVPTMTRLLDAGVDGIITNTPDVLEALLHERSRR, from the coding sequence ATGCGCCTCCGTCACCTCACGGTCTCCGCCCTCGCGGGCGCCCTCGCCATCGCCGGCTCGTCCGCCCCGGCCTTCGCCGCACAGCCCGAGAAGGTCTCCGTCGCGACCACCGCCCACCGTGGCGCGATGGCCTACGCGCCGGAGAACACGCTCGCCGCCTTCCAGCTCGGCATCGACCAGGGCGCGACCTGGATCGAGTCGGACGTTCAGCTCACGAAGGACGGCGAGACGATCCTCATGCACGACACCACGCTGGCGCGCACGACCGACGTCGAGCAGGTCTTCCCCGATCGCGCCCCCTGGCGCGTGAGGGATTTCACGCTCGCCGAGATCGAGCAGCTCGACGCGGGGTCGTGGTTCGGGCCGGAGTTCGCCGGCGAACCCGTGCCCACGCTCGCCGAGATGGTGACGCAGGTGCGCTCGAGCCGGGCCGGGATCATCATGGAGCTCAAGTCGCCCGAGCTGTACCCGGGCGTCGAGCAGAAGGTGATCGACGTGTTCGCCTCGTTCCCCGGCTACGTGAAGTCGGCCCTGGCGAGCGACCGGCTGTCGGTGCAGAGCTTCAACTGGGACTCGATGAAGACGTACGCGGAGCTCGCGCCCGAGACGCCCGTCGGACTGCTGGGGGCGCCGGCGGTCGCCGACCTGCCCGCGTACGCCGAATGGGCCGAGCAGGTCAACCCCAACGCGACACAGGCCACCCCGGCGTACATCGACCAGGTCCACGCCAACGGCATGGACGTCAACGTCTGGACCGTGAACGACGTGCCGACGATGACGCGCCTGCTCGACGCGGGCGTCGACGGCATCATCACGAACACCCCCGACGTGCTCGAGGCGCTGCTGCACGAGCGCAGCAGGCGCTGA